A genomic region of Raphanus sativus cultivar WK10039 chromosome 6, ASM80110v3, whole genome shotgun sequence contains the following coding sequences:
- the LOC108808745 gene encoding LOW QUALITY PROTEIN: solanesyl diphosphate synthase 3, chloroplastic/mitochondrial (The sequence of the model RefSeq protein was modified relative to this genomic sequence to represent the inferred CDS: inserted 1 base in 1 codon) has translation MATALNVRVPEEALTAAESVADIVPSSELRVRQRGIAEITEMIHVAGLLHDDVLDDANTRRGVGSLNFVMGNKISVLAGDFLLSRACVALAAXKNTEVVSLLATVVEHLVTGETMLMTSTTDQRHSMDYYMQKTFYKSASLISNSCKAIALLAGQSAQVAMLASEYGRNLGLAYQLIDDVLDFTGTSASLGKGSLSDIRQGIITAPILFAMEEFPQLRTVVDQLEKDPTSVDIALRVSWEEQWNTKDKRIGCRACECGSSSNRVST, from the exons ATGGCGACAGCTCTGAATGTACGCGTACCAGAAGAAGCATTGACTGCTGCTGAATCAGTAGCAGATATTGTTCCATCATCAGAATTACGTGTAAGGCAACGGGGTATTGCTGAAATCACCGAAATGATACAT GTTGCAGGCCTCCTGCACGATGATGTCTTGGATGATGCGAATACAAGGCGTGGTGTTGGTTCCTTAAACTTTGTTATGGGTAACAAG ATATCAGTATTAGCAGGAGACTTCTTGCTCTCTCGGGCTTGTGTGGCTCTTGCTG CTAAAAACACAGAG GTTGTATCGTTACTTGCAACTGTGGTAGAGCATCTTGTTACTGGTGAAACCATGCTAATGACTAGCACAACCGATCAGCGTCATAG CATGGACTACTACATGCAGAAGACATTTTATAAGTCGGCCTCACTAATCTCAAATAGCTGCAAAGCAATTGCGTTACTAGCTGGACAATCAGCACAAGTCGCCATGTTAGCTTCTGAATACGGGAGGAATCTG GGATTGGCATACCAATTGATAGACGACGTTCTTGACTTCACGGGCACATCTGCTTCTCTCGGAAAGGGATCGTTATCTGATATACGCCAGGGGATCATCACAGCTCCAATACTCTTTGCCATGGAGGAGTTTCCTCAACTACGCACAGTTGTTGATCAGCTTGAAAAAGATCCAACAAGCGTTGACATT GCGTTAAGAGTATCTTGGGAAGAGCAATGGAATACAAAGGACAAGAGAATTGGCTGTAGAGCATGCGAATGTGGCAGCAGCAGCAATAGGGTCTCTACCTGA
- the LOC108805734 gene encoding protein PLASTID TRANSCRIPTIONALLY ACTIVE 12, chloroplastic, with protein MASISTTSWLYRDKLFTESGKLGTCILQRRVKCGFPIRRLHVGITSKDVLMRHCIKCKKEDDASEGSSKKDGDGYEYVSVERAPYYSYMDSTSGEMKPASGARASIPGEDYWPEGTSSRVRAARAPQPAGESSSFPSYGKNPGSRRKKNRKATEGSSTVETYDEVSDSEEEENDSSNGFVVYDNEVEGEEEEEESGFELDKKLGRPHPFIDPTKKKQIEKTLTSDESWWNWRKPEKEQWSRWQRRRPDVETVFLKAMAETGQVKLYGKEPTLTETSLYRARRHLFKEERLQAERERLAEEGPMAFYSEWVKAWRRDTSREAVQKHFEETGEDENTQLIEMFSHQTDREYRIMMGTDIRIKRDPLAMRMREDQIKQIWGGDPVYPTINYIQAPDAVMDFRGPDFHEPTPNMLSYLKENGKVISREMHETLLAKEKTEQLEVPDIDDAMAQAVDIGENDDEEEDAEEAEKDEKVPRNWSVLKSTPELRNSKPKPKKEGRMSVDEAVDDSENLTDFLMDFDEETDP; from the exons aTGGCGTCAATATCAACCACCTCCTGGCTCTACCGAGATAAACTATTCACAGAGAGTGGAAAGCTCGGTACTTGTATATTACAG AGGCGGGTTAAATGCGGATTCCCAATCAGGAGATTACATGTTGGGATTACTTCCAAGGATGTATTAATGCGTCATTGTATCAAATGCAAGAAGGAGGATGATGCAAGTGAAGGGTCTTCTAAAAAGGATGGAGACGGATACGAGTACGTGTCTGTTGAGAGGGCACCTTACTACAGTTACATGGATTCAACTTCTGGGGAAATGAAGCCAGCGTCCGGGGCACGTGCCAGCATTCCAGGTGAGGACTATTGGCCTGAAGGGACTTCGAGCCGGGTTAGAGCCGCTAGAGCTCCTCAACCAGCTGGCGAGTCTTCCAGCTTCCCTTCTTATGGTAAGAATCCTGGGAGTAGGAGAAAGAAGAACAGGAAAGCTACCGAGGGGAGTTCGACCGTTGAAACGTATGATGAAGTGTCTGACTCTGAGGAAGAGGAGAACGATTCTTCAAACGGGTTTGTTGTGTATGACAATGAGGTTgaaggggaagaagaagaggaagagagtggTTTTGAGTTGGACAAGAAGCTTGGAAGGCCACATCCGTTTATTGATCCGACTAAGAAGAAACAGATTGAGAAGACACTCACTAGCGATGAGAGTTGGTGGAACTGGAGGAAACCGGAGAAAGAACAGTGGTCTAGGTGGCAGAGAAGACGTCCTGATGTTGAAACG GTTTTCCTCAAGGCGATGGCAGAGACAGGACAAGTGAAGCTCTACGGGAAAGAACCAACGCTTACTGAAACTTCTCTTTACAGAGCTAGACGGCATCTTTTCAAGGAAGAGAGGCTGCAAGCCGAGCGAGAGAGGCTAGCGGAAGAAGGTCCAATGGCTTTTTACTCTGAATGGGTAAAGGCATGGAGGAGAGACACGTCACGAGAAGCTGTGCAGAAGCATTTTGAAGAGACGGGTGAAGATGAAAACACACAGCTGATTGAGATGTTCTCTCATCAGACAGATAGAGAGTATCGGATAATGATGGGAACTGATATTAGGATCAAGAGGGATCCTTTGGCAATGCGGATGAGGGAGGATCAGATTAAGCAGA TTTGGGGTGGGGATCCAGTTTACCCGACGATTAACTACATTCAAGCTCCGGATGCGGTTATGGACTTCAGAGGACCTGATTTTCATGAGCCGACACCAAACATGCTCTCTTACCTGAAGGAG AATGGCAAAGTTATCTCGAGAGAGATGCATGAAACACTACTGGCAAAAGAGAAAACCGAGCAGCTCGAG GTGCCTGACATTGATGATGCAATGGCACAAGCTGTTGATATTGGTGAAAACGAT GACGAGGAAGAGGATGCAGAAGAAGCAGAAAAAGATGAGAAAGTGCCGAGGAACTGGAGTGTATTGAAGAGTACTCCTGAGCTTCGCAACTCCAAG CCAAAACCGAAAAAGGAAGGTCGTATGTCTGTAGACGAAGCCGTGGATGATTCTGAGAACTTAACCGATTTTCTCATGGACTTTGATGAGGAGACTGATCCTTAa